AACTCTCTATCGACAACTCGGCGTTCGAATTATCCTGCACACCAGGCTATTACAACAACGAAGGGCGCGGAGGCAATGTGGGCAACGGCTCCTTCCTCGGCGACTTCTATTCGCCCGGCTTCTACGCCTTCGACGAGTTGATCGCCGAGTGGCGTGCCAAGGGTGACCTGGAGGGTCTGGAGTTGCGCACATGACCCCAGCGCGTGTCGCCGAGTGCACGCTTATTTGCACCTCCGCTCGCGATTTACGTACAACAAGCGTGCAGTCGGCGCATGGCTGATCTGAGGTTCGACGGCCGGGTGGCCGTCATCACCGGCGCAGGCAGGGGACTGGGGCGCGCGTACGCGCTGCTGCTGGCGGAGCAGGGCGCGAAGGTCGTCGTCAACGATGCCGGTGGGACGCTCACCGGCGAGGGTGCCGACGCGTCGCCCGCGCACGACGTCGTGCGTGAAATCGCCGCTGTCGGTAGGGAAGCCGTCGCCAACACCGACTCGGTGGCCACGCCCGCCGGAGGTAAGGCGATCATCGACACCGCGCTCGACAACTACGGGCGCATCGACATCCTCATCCATAACGCGGGCATCGTGCGTCGGGCGCCACTGAAGGAGATGACGTACGAGGATTTCGACGCGGTGCTCGACGTCCATCTGCGCGGTGCCTTTCACGTGGTGCGGCCGGCGTTTCCGGTGATGTGCGACGCGGGATACGGCCGCATCGTGTTGACGTCGTCGATCGGCGGGCTGTACGGCAACCACGGGGTGGCCAACTACGCCGTCGCCAAGGCAGGCGTGATCGGGCTGTCCAACGTCGCAGCGATGGAAGGTGCCGCTGAGGGTGTGAAGAGCAACGTGATCGTTCCCGCCGCCGTGACCCGGATGGCCGAGGGCATCGACACGTCGGCCTACCCGCCGATGGGACCCGAGCTGGTCGCACCCGCGGTGGGCTGGCTGGCCCACGAATCCTGTTCCATCACAGGCGAAACGTTGATCGCACTCGCGGGCAGGGTGGCCACCGCCATCGTCGCCGAGACGCCGGGCGTCTATCGGCCATCATGGTCGATCGCCGACGTCGGCGAACACATCGGCGCGATCCGCGACGATACGAAACCGTTGGTCTTCCCCGTCGTCCCCGACGGGCACAACGATCACATCAGATACAGCTTCGGACGGGCGTTAGAAGGGGC
The nucleotide sequence above comes from Mycolicibacterium moriokaense. Encoded proteins:
- a CDS encoding SDR family NAD(P)-dependent oxidoreductase produces the protein MADLRFDGRVAVITGAGRGLGRAYALLLAEQGAKVVVNDAGGTLTGEGADASPAHDVVREIAAVGREAVANTDSVATPAGGKAIIDTALDNYGRIDILIHNAGIVRRAPLKEMTYEDFDAVLDVHLRGAFHVVRPAFPVMCDAGYGRIVLTSSIGGLYGNHGVANYAVAKAGVIGLSNVAAMEGAAEGVKSNVIVPAAVTRMAEGIDTSAYPPMGPELVAPAVGWLAHESCSITGETLIALAGRVATAIVAETPGVYRPSWSIADVGEHIGAIRDDTKPLVFPVVPDGHNDHIRYSFGRALEGAQNA